The Nitrospiraceae bacterium region ACGCGATTCTTGGCGTGTCGCTTGCCGTGGCCAAGGCAGCTGCAGCTGAGACAGGTCAGCCACTCTATCGTTATCTAGGCGGAACGAACGCAAGGGTGTTGCCTGTGCCGCTGATGAATATCATCAATGGGGGCGCTCACGCGGACAATCGGCTCGATCTACAAGAGTTTATGATCATGCCGATTGGCGCCACGCAGTTCAGCGAAGCTTTACGGATGGCAACCGAAGTGTTCCATGTCCTGAAGGGTCTGCTGAAAAAGAAAGGTCTGAACACGGCGGTCGGTGATGAAGGTGGATTTGCGCCGGATCTCCAATCTAATGAAGAGGCCTTGAGCCTCATCACGCAGGCGATCGAAGAAGCAGGGTATAAGCCCGGCCAGGACATCGCGCTGGCTCTTGATTGCGCGGCCAGTGAGCTATACGACAAGGGTCGCTACATGCTCGAGGCCGAGAAGAACCCGGAACGTTCGTCGGAAGAGATGATCAGCTATTATGGTAAATTGCTGGATCGGTATCCGATTCTGTCGATCGAAGACGGCTTAAGCGAGTTGGATTGGAAGGGTTGGAAGATGCTCACGGAGAAATTGGGGAAGCGAGTCCAGCTGGTGGGAGACGACATCTTCGTTACGAACGTAGAAATCTTTGCCAAGGGAATTAAAGAAGGAATTGGAAATTCGATTCTGATCAAGCTCAATCAGATTGGTACATTGACCGAGACGCT contains the following coding sequences:
- the eno gene encoding phosphopyruvate hydratase — protein: MSAIREIKGRQILDSRGNPTVEVEVTLESGALGRAAVPSGASTGEKEAIELRDGDKKRWMGKGVSKAVTNIGKIIAPELLGKEAFDQAGIDQAMIRLDGTKTKGKLGANAILGVSLAVAKAAAAETGQPLYRYLGGTNARVLPVPLMNIINGGAHADNRLDLQEFMIMPIGATQFSEALRMATEVFHVLKGLLKKKGLNTAVGDEGGFAPDLQSNEEALSLITQAIEEAGYKPGQDIALALDCAASELYDKGRYMLEAEKNPERSSEEMISYYGKLLDRYPILSIEDGLSELDWKGWKMLTEKLGKRVQLVGDDIFVTNVEIFAKGIKEGIGNSILIKLNQIGTLTETLDAIELAKRSGYTAIISHRSGETEDTTIADVAVATNSGLIKTGSLSRTDRVAKYNQLLRIEEELGSMALFRGLEAVPGRS